In Oreochromis aureus strain Israel breed Guangdong linkage group 15, ZZ_aureus, whole genome shotgun sequence, a single genomic region encodes these proteins:
- the meis2b gene encoding homeobox protein Meis2b, whose translation MAQRYDELTHYGGAMDGVPSSMYGDPHAPRPLPQLHHLSHGAPPHPTQHYGAHAPHNIMGSSVSDALKRDKDQIYGHPLFPLLALVFEKCELATCTPREPGVAGGDVCSSDSFNEDIAVFAKQIRAEKPLFSSNPELDNLMIQAIQVLRFHLLELEKVHELCDNFCHRYISCLKGKMPIDLVIEERDVCKSDFDDLSGSSTNLADHNPASWRDMDDSHSTPSVGTPGPSSGGHVSQSGDNTSELGDGLDNSLASPGTGDEDDQDKKRQKKRGIFPKVATNIMRAWLFQHLTHPYPSEEQKKQLAQDTGLTILQVNNWFINARRRIVQPMIDQSNRAVSQGTAYSPDGQPMGGFVLDGQQHMNLRPGGPMGSMGMNMGMDGQWHYM comes from the exons ATGGCGCAAAGG TATGATGAGCTGACTCATTACGGAGGCGCGATGGACGGAGTCCCCAGCTCCATGTACGGAGACCCGCACGCACCCCGGCCCCTACCGCAGCTCCACCATCTGAGTCACGGGGCTCCCCCACACCCGACGCAGCACTACGGAGCCCACGCTCCGCACAACATCATGGGCAGCTCCGTCAGCGACGCACTCAAGAGAGACAAGGACCAAATCTACGG CCACCCTTTATTCCCTCTGCTGGCTCTGGTGTTCGAAAAGTGCGAGCTGGCGACCTGCACGCCCCGAGAGCCCGGTGTGGCGGGAGGAGACGTCTGCTCCTCAGATTCCTTCAACGAAGACATCGCCGTGTTCGCAAAGCAG ATCCGCGCAGAGAAACCTTTGTTCTCGTCTAACCCAGAGCTGGATAACCTG ATGATTCAAGCCATTCAAGTCCTCCGGTTTCATCTGCTGGAATTAGAAAAG GTCCATGAGCTCTGTGATAACTTCTGCCACCGCTACATCAGCTGCCTGAAAGGAAAGATGCCCATCGATCTGGTCATCGAGGAGAGAGACGTCTGCAAGTCGGACTTTGACGACCTTTCAGGATCCTCCACTAATCTCGCAGATCAT AACCCAGCGTCCTGGAGAGACATGGATGATTCTCATTCCACTCCCTCAGTGGGTACTCCAGGACCATCCAGTGGGGGACACGTTTCCCAGAGTGGAGACAACACCAGCGAACTTG GTGACGGCCTTGACAACAGCTTGGCATCACCAGGCACAGGAGATGAGGATGACCAAGACAAGAAGAGACAGAAGAAACGAGGCATCTTCCCCAAAGTGGCGACAAACATAATGAGAGCGTGGCTATTCCAGCACCTTACA CACCCATACCCATCAGAGGAACAGAAAAAGCAGCTAGCACAGGACACAGGTCTCACCATTCTTCAAGTGAACAACTG GTTTATCAATGCAAGGAGGAGAATAGTCCAGCCTATGATTGACCAGTCAAACAGAGCAG TAAGTCAGGGTACAGCTTACAGTCCAGATGGCCAGCCAATGGGAGGCTTTGTTCTTGATGGGCAGCAGCACATGAATCTTCGACCTGGTG GACCGATGGGTAGCATGGGTATGAATATGGGGATGGATGGGCAGTGGCACTACATGTAA